The region AAAAAATATTGCAGTTGATAAAAGTATATTGGAGTTTGAGGTTAAACTTCTAGATAAGATGGTAATTACTTCTGATATTATTAAAGATTGGAAAGAATATATAAAAGACTTATTACATGAAATACACAATGTTTTACCTGTTTATTGTTTAATTACTATATTTAAAACTGATGAAGAAAACTATGAAATAGAGATATTCTGGCTTGGTAAACCTGATGAAAATATAAAAAATCATCTTGAAAAAACAGCAATTAATATGATTACTGAATATCATAATTTGACTGTTATTGATTATGCTTTAAAACATAATATTTCAACAGAAGAACACGATTTACAATTAACTATTGATGATATTGAACATGAAGCAAAATCGATACTTTTAGATGCCCCAAGAATTGGAGGAATAGTAGGACTTGGTATTCAGTCAAATACTGAAAAAGATTCAATTCATTCTATTGTTATTGATTCTATCTTAACTACACTTTTAAATCTTGTTGGTTCAATTAAAGCAATAAATAAATATACAGAAAATCTTGAGTTTTATGCAACAAGAGATCCACTGACTGGACTTTTTTCACAAAGAGTATTTAGAGATTTACTTCATTATGAGATAAAAAGGGCTGGAAGACATGAATATAAGTTTGGTGTTTTAGTTATCGATTGTGATAATTTTAAACCAATCAATGATACCTATGGGCATAGTTTTGGAGATGATTTTTTAGTAGAATTTGCCCATCTTCTTGAGAGTTCAAAAAGAGATGAAGATATCCTTTCTAGATATGGTGGAGATGAATTTACTCTAATATTGCCAGAAAGTACAGAAAAAGAGGTTTATACAGTTGCTTTAAGAATACTTGAAAGGGTAGAAAAACTAGAAATAGATGCTCCTGATGGGACTAAAGTTGGTGTTACTGTATCAATTGGTATGGCTATTTTCCCTGATCATTCAACTGAATCAAAAGAGTTATTTAATATAGCTGATGGAATGATGTATGAAGCAAAAAGTCAAGGTAAAAATGCAATAAGATTTCCAAGTGAATATGATATAGAAAAGATACATCAAGATATAGAAGATAAATCTATGATAGTACTTGATGCAATTAAAAATGAAAAAATAATTCCTCACTTTCAACCAATAATGAATACTTCTAATAATACAATAGAGATAAATGAATTACTTATGAGAATTGAGATTGAAAATGAGATTTTAACAGCAGGTAAATTTATTGAAACAGCTGAATCACTGGGAATAGTTCATAAAATGGATTATATAGTAATAGAAAAGGCATTTAAGAAAATAAATGAAACTAACTATACTGGATTATTATTTATTAACCTTTCTCCAAAAGCACTAATTATTGGAGAATTTATAGAAAAAATTGTAAACCTTACACATGTATATAATATTGATAAGAAAAATATAGTATTTGAGATAACTGAAAGGGAAACTGTAAAAAGCTTTTCTTTACTTGAAAAATTTGTACAAAACCTTAAAATGGAAGGTTTTAGTTTTGCTATTGATGATTTTGGTTCAGGTTTCTCTACTTTCCATTATGTAAAAAAATTCCCAATAGATTATATAAAAATTGATGGTGATTTTATTATTAATTTATATAAAGACAAAAAAGATTTAGCTTTTGTAAAATCAATTGTGGCTTTAGCAAAAGAGTTAGAGGTTTTCACAATAGCAGAATTTGTAGAAGATGAAAAAATCTTAGAGTTTCTTAAAAAAATTGAGGTTGATTATGCACAAGGATTTTATATAGGTAAGCCATCAGGTAATTTATCAACAAGAAAATAGTTATGCAAACAGCTATTTTTAAACATAAGGCTCTACCTTTTATTGAGCTTAGGTATGTGAAAAACATACCTGAGTGTTCAAAAATGCATCTACATAAAGAACTTACAATAACAGCCATTAAACAAGGGCAATTAAATATAATCTTAAATGAAAACAATTTTTTATTGAATATTAATGAACTTGCAATAATAAATAAAGATGTTGTACATTGTGCAACTGTGGAAAAACCTTCACAAGATGGTTATGTTTTGTATTTGGATCCACAATTTCTTATTGAAAATGAATTGTCTTCTTTTAGCAGTTTTAAACATATCAAAGAAAAAAAATTGTACGAAAAATTTATAATATTTTGTGATGAACTTTTTGATACACAAATCTCTATAAGAGAAAAAATGGAGCTTTTGTATCTTTTTTGTCTAGAAGTCTTTACTCTTTCAATATCTAAGGAAGAAGATAAAAAGGACACATTATCAGATAAAATAAAATCCTTTATAGATGAAAATTATTTGGAAGATATAAGTTTAGAACAATTAGTAGAAAAGTTCCAAATGAGTGAAATTCACCTAATTCGTATTTTTAAAAAAAGTTTTGGTCTACCAATACATTCTTATATTATTAATAAAAGAGTTCATAAAGCTAAAGAGTTATTGCTATTAAAACTTCCAATTGTTGATGTTGCCTTAAAAAGTGGCTTCTTTGACCAAAGTCATCTAAATAGATCTTTTAAAAGGGTTTTCCAAATCACACCAAAACAGTTTCAAAAAAATATTTTTGATAAATGTTAATTTTGTACAAGAATTAATTTTCATTTTTCTCTATACTTTTATAAAATTAAAAAGGAGAGACTATATGATAAAGAATTTTTTTAATTCAATAAGTATTAAAAATACTAAACTTCTCTTCCTCTAATTTTACCCTTTAACATAAAAAACAATCAATAATAAATTTTACATTTTGGAGAATAAAATGACTTATAAAAAATATAGACAATATCCTATTGTCAAAGATTTCGTACGAACTTGGCCTAATAATCAAATCACAAAAGCACCTATTTATGGAAGTGTAGATTTAAGAGATGGAAATCAAGCTTTAGTAAACCCTTTAAATATAGAACAAAAGTTACAGTATTTTAATACTTTAGTAAAGATGGGATTTAAGCAAATTGAAGTAAGTTATCCAAGTGCTAGTGATACTGATTTTAATTTTACAAGAAAATTAATTGAAGAGAAGCTAATCCCTGATGATGTTGCTATTCAAGTATTAATCCCAGCAAAAAAAGAGTGGATAAAAAGAAGTGTTGAAGCTATGCGAGGAGTAAAAAATGGGATTTTTCATTTATACAATCCGACAAATGAGTTCCAAAGAAGAGTAGTATTTCAAAAAAGTGATGAAGAAATAATCTCTATGGCAGTTGAATCAATGAAATACTTAGTGGAACTTACTAAAGAACTTGAGGGCAATGTTATCTATGATTATTCCCCAGAGAGTTTTTCCCAAACAGATTTAGAGTTTGCTGTGAAAATATGTAATAAAGTAATCGATGTAGTAAAACCAACTATACAAAATAAGATGATAATAAATTTGCCAAATACCCTAGAAGCATGCACTGCAAATATTTATGCAGATAGAATAGAGTGGATGTGCAATAATTTAAACAATAGAAAGTCACTTATAATAAGTGTTCATCCCCACAATGACAGAGGAACATCAGTAGCTTCAGCAGAACTTGCAGTCTTAGCAGGTGCAAATAGAGTAGAGGGAACACTATTTGGAAATGGGGAGAGAGCAGGGAACTTGGACTTAATCAATTTTGCTTTTAATTTACATTCACAAGGAATTGATTCTACCCTTGATTTATCAATTGTTGATGAAGTAAAAAAGATGTATGAGAATTTAACAAATTTAAATATAAATCCAAGACATCCCTATGTGGGAGATATGATTTTCACAGCCTTTAGTGGAGGACATCAAGATGCTATAAAAAAAGGGATTGATTTTTACAGAGAAAACTCTTGCCAAGAGTGGAATGTCCCATACTTACCAATAGACCCAAAAGATATAAAAAGGGGATATGAAGATGTTATTAGAGTAAATTCCCAATCAGGAAAAGGGGGAGTTGCTTTTATCATAAGTGAATTTTTTGGAGATAAGTTAGATAAACAAGAAGCAAAAGAGTTTGGACTATTGGTGAAAAAAAAGAGTGATAAAGTTCAAAGGGAGTTAAGCAAAGAGGAGATTATAGAACTTTATAAGAAGTATAAGAAATAATATTCTCTTGAAGAGGAAAACCTCTTCGCTTTCTTACTTTTGATCTCGAAAAAGTAAGCAAAAAAGACTGCCGAATTGATGAAGACGAAGCTACCTTCCAGTTAAATATTTATTTTCTGCCCTGCAAAACTTACTAAAATGACCATTTAGGTCATTTCTTAACGTTCAAACACTTACGGGCTTTACCAAAAATAAATATCTAACTTCTAGCTTCATCAAAGGCAGAAAGAAATTCCTATAGTTCAAACTATCATTTGTAAATTTACTAAGTAAAAGTTTTAATATAAGACAATTAAAAATGTAAATGTCCTTGTCCCCTCTTTATTCCAACATTTGCAAAAGCCGAATGTTTATTTCTCTTTTCAGAAAAGAGTTACAAAACTCATAAAAGATAAATAATAAATGAGGGTACCCAAAGGGCTTTGATACGGTTGGTGATTTTTTGTTACTTAATCCACACAAAGTAAGAGAAAGCAAAGACTTTTAGATGTTTATGATAATAAATTAAAATTGTGATAATATTTATTAAACTTATTTTAGGATAAATAATGAGATTATATAAGTATATGAGTACAAAAAAATATGTTAAAGATGGAAAAGAAAGAAATTCATTAAAATATATATTTGAAGATAAGGTATTGAGATTTAGTAGTCCTCTTAAATTTAATGATCCATTTGAATTTAAATATTCTATCAAAAACTTAAATCCAAGTGAATCTGATGAGCTTAATGAAACCGTAAATTGTCTAAATACAAATGATAAATTACATTATGCAACTCTTGACTATAGCCTTAAAAGTATAGGAACATTGTGTTTATCAGGGAAAAAAGATAATATTTTGATGTGGTCACATTATTCAGATAATCATAGAGGAATAGTTTTAGAATTAGATGCTGAGCATGATTTTTTTAAAAATAAACTGAATAATTACGAATTAAAGATATTACCATATGGTTTGAAAAAAGTTAATTATGTGAAAGATAGATTAATTTTTGAGGACCTTTCAGCTTTTATGGATGAAAAATTTTATTTAACAAAAAATATAATATGGGAATATGAAGATGAATATAGGATGACGATTTTATTAGATGAAGTAGATGATTCAAATAAGTATAATATAAAATTTCCTACTAATTTAATTAAGGCTGTCTATTTAGGAATAAATATTGATAATAAGGATATTGAATATATAAAAGAAATAAAAAATAATGAAGAATGGAAACATATAAAAGTGTACCAATTTAAACTAGATAATAAGGAATATAAATTACATCCATATGAAATTTTGTTATAATAAACAAAACAAAAAAAGTGAATAACATCATGGAAAGAAAATTAGCAATAAATATACTTGAAACATTTAAAAATAAAAATAAAGATAAGTACGGTATAGAAGCAATAGGACTATTTGGTTCTGTAGCTAGAAATGAAGCTAAAGATTCTAGCGATGTTGATATTTGTATAAAAACTTCTAAAGCTGACATGTTTACCATGGTTCATATAAAAGAAGAATTAGAAGAACTAATGTCAAGCCATATTGATATAGTAAGAGTAAGAGAAAAAATGAATCCTTTTTTAAAAAATAGAATAGAAAAAGAAGCTATATATGTATGACAAATCTTTAGTTTTTGAGATATTAAGTCAAGTAGAAAATTCAATACAAATTACGTTAAAAAGATTTGAAGTAGTTGATGATGTAGATTATTTTACTAATACATCAATAGGTATGGAAAAGCTTGATAGTATTTGTATGCAATTAATCGCAATAGGTGAAAGCTTAAAGAATATAGATAAAATTACAAATAAAGAGTTATTAGAAAAATATCCTCAAATAGATTGGAAAGGTGCAAAAGGCATGAGAGATATTATTTCTCACCATTATTTTGATATTGATGCAAAAGAGATATATGATGTTTGTGATACAAAACTTGGAAATCTATTAGAAACTATAAAACTTATAAAACAAGAATTATAATAATAAAACTTTACAATCTGTAATATTTTTAACCCGCCCATTTTTTCTACGATATAGTTCAAGATCAATAAATTTTAAAGGTACTCTTATGAATGATATATCTAATATAGTAGTTTATAATGATGGAGAATTGGAACTAAAAGTTTCAATGGGAAATAACACAGTTTACCTTAA is a window of Halarcobacter sp. DNA encoding:
- a CDS encoding bifunctional diguanylate cyclase/phosphodiesterase; translated protein: MQIKTLKNYFRVSMVSITFSLFLVFYLFSSYIHTNLAIQENQKISEALSKQVFNSMYQVMRQGWSREQLQDFINVTKNSFEGSSYSVDIYRAQKVEALFGKIEQGQITNDIKKVFETKEKLFESDEKSMKSVLPIIAKNECLKCHTNSKEGDILGAVKVDYNFEEMVNITQNKYLLFSLIILPIMFLIAYYISLKILKRINFAIENFKGKIENVNSVKDFKNIDTTHAKDSFKEFEQIMTGLDILSGKLKNIAVDKSILEFEVKLLDKMVITSDIIKDWKEYIKDLLHEIHNVLPVYCLITIFKTDEENYEIEIFWLGKPDENIKNHLEKTAINMITEYHNLTVIDYALKHNISTEEHDLQLTIDDIEHEAKSILLDAPRIGGIVGLGIQSNTEKDSIHSIVIDSILTTLLNLVGSIKAINKYTENLEFYATRDPLTGLFSQRVFRDLLHYEIKRAGRHEYKFGVLVIDCDNFKPINDTYGHSFGDDFLVEFAHLLESSKRDEDILSRYGGDEFTLILPESTEKEVYTVALRILERVEKLEIDAPDGTKVGVTVSIGMAIFPDHSTESKELFNIADGMMYEAKSQGKNAIRFPSEYDIEKIHQDIEDKSMIVLDAIKNEKIIPHFQPIMNTSNNTIEINELLMRIEIENEILTAGKFIETAESLGIVHKMDYIVIEKAFKKINETNYTGLLFINLSPKALIIGEFIEKIVNLTHVYNIDKKNIVFEITERETVKSFSLLEKFVQNLKMEGFSFAIDDFGSGFSTFHYVKKFPIDYIKIDGDFIINLYKDKKDLAFVKSIVALAKELEVFTIAEFVEDEKILEFLKKIEVDYAQGFYIGKPSGNLSTRK
- a CDS encoding AraC family transcriptional regulator; translation: MQTAIFKHKALPFIELRYVKNIPECSKMHLHKELTITAIKQGQLNIILNENNFLLNINELAIINKDVVHCATVEKPSQDGYVLYLDPQFLIENELSSFSSFKHIKEKKLYEKFIIFCDELFDTQISIREKMELLYLFCLEVFTLSISKEEDKKDTLSDKIKSFIDENYLEDISLEQLVEKFQMSEIHLIRIFKKSFGLPIHSYIINKRVHKAKELLLLKLPIVDVALKSGFFDQSHLNRSFKRVFQITPKQFQKNIFDKC
- a CDS encoding 2-isopropylmalate synthase; the encoded protein is MTYKKYRQYPIVKDFVRTWPNNQITKAPIYGSVDLRDGNQALVNPLNIEQKLQYFNTLVKMGFKQIEVSYPSASDTDFNFTRKLIEEKLIPDDVAIQVLIPAKKEWIKRSVEAMRGVKNGIFHLYNPTNEFQRRVVFQKSDEEIISMAVESMKYLVELTKELEGNVIYDYSPESFSQTDLEFAVKICNKVIDVVKPTIQNKMIINLPNTLEACTANIYADRIEWMCNNLNNRKSLIISVHPHNDRGTSVASAELAVLAGANRVEGTLFGNGERAGNLDLINFAFNLHSQGIDSTLDLSIVDEVKKMYENLTNLNINPRHPYVGDMIFTAFSGGHQDAIKKGIDFYRENSCQEWNVPYLPIDPKDIKRGYEDVIRVNSQSGKGGVAFIISEFFGDKLDKQEAKEFGLLVKKKSDKVQRELSKEEIIELYKKYKK
- a CDS encoding DUF2971 domain-containing protein, with translation MRLYKYMSTKKYVKDGKERNSLKYIFEDKVLRFSSPLKFNDPFEFKYSIKNLNPSESDELNETVNCLNTNDKLHYATLDYSLKSIGTLCLSGKKDNILMWSHYSDNHRGIVLELDAEHDFFKNKLNNYELKILPYGLKKVNYVKDRLIFEDLSAFMDEKFYLTKNIIWEYEDEYRMTILLDEVDDSNKYNIKFPTNLIKAVYLGINIDNKDIEYIKEIKNNEEWKHIKVYQFKLDNKEYKLHPYEILL
- a CDS encoding nucleotidyltransferase family protein, with protein sequence MERKLAINILETFKNKNKDKYGIEAIGLFGSVARNEAKDSSDVDICIKTSKADMFTMVHIKEELEELMSSHIDIVRVREKMNPFLKNRIEKEAIYV
- a CDS encoding HepT-like ribonuclease domain-containing protein, with amino-acid sequence MYDKSLVFEILSQVENSIQITLKRFEVVDDVDYFTNTSIGMEKLDSICMQLIAIGESLKNIDKITNKELLEKYPQIDWKGAKGMRDIISHHYFDIDAKEIYDVCDTKLGNLLETIKLIKQEL